The Juglans regia cultivar Chandler chromosome 1, Walnut 2.0, whole genome shotgun sequence nucleotide sequence CTATGTTTGAATCAGTCAACTGCCTTCTCCCGTATCTCAATGGGAGCCTTTGTTTTCTGCACTTCCTGTCATTGAATAGCGCAGCTTCACAGTTACAGTCCTCTAAGCAAGCTCGTTCGCAATCTTCTTTGATAGGAAATGACAAAACAGAATACGAAATATCTTCCCATGCGGTATTAGGCAGCTCGCGCATGGTGTATGTATTGTATTCATTCTTACTTTTGCAATCTGCAGCATTGAAATTTCTCTCACAGCCTGCAGTCCAGTTCCCCTGGTGTACCATCTCGAACCCTGGAAGACATTTGCATTGAGCTTGATTGTCACTTGGAGTACAAAACCCGTTTAATCCACAGAGACCCTTGGGATCACACAAATCATTGGAAGATGACCATACAATTGACCAGTTTCCATTCTGTTTCAACTTATATGAGTACAGTCGGAATATCCCATCTGCATCAATTCTCATAAGATAAATGGTTTCTTCCGTAGGATATCCTCCATCAGTTAGATTCTTAATGATAGAACCAGTAGTGTTGAGCAAGTAAAGATGACCATCAGTATCAAGGTTTAGCGTCACGTTCTCACCCGTTCCACCTGTCCAGGATGTAAAGTAAGAATATGGAGCGGTGTCGGGAGTATCCACCGGATACTGAATAAGGTTTCCATCATGTTGCATCTTAAGACGAAAGATTCCCGTTGAGTGATCAGTTTCTGATATACTAGAAAACAGCTCCGTACCTGCTAAGAGACGTTGACCGGGTAAAAGGGAATCCGTCGGATGCTCAAAACTCTGCCACAGCATTTCTTGATCGGAATTATAGAGCACAAAATTTCCTGAATCAAGCATGACAGCTGAAGCAGACCCAAGAGAATCAGCTATGATGATTGGCGTTTGCTCTGGTGTCGATTGCAGGACAAGCGTGCCATCACTAGAAAAATTCAAGGTAGCACTGCTGGTGGCTAGAGGTCCATCACGATTTGCAGTCCAAACAATAGTTCTTTTAGGAATTCCAGCAAGAAAAATACCAACAGCGTAGCCATTGCCTTGCTTATAAAATCCAAAGGCATAGAGACCAGAACGTGATACCCACGTAGAGTTGATGCCGGGTGTTAGATAAGAGCCTCGGCTTACATTGGACTTCATTTGTTGAGCTGAAGCAGTACAAAATGCAAAGAGAAGGAGAAACGTAATGATAGAATCCATAACAAGCAGAATGAGCTCTTTGTAACTTCTCTGttctcctctcttttgtttcatttgataCGATCGCTTCTGCTCAAGTTATATATCAGCCTATTTCAACCTCAACTCACAAGTCTACGACGACTTACGAGTCTACCAAGACAAATTCATAGCAATCTTACCGACTACGGACTACGTACTTGTGGGTTATTGCACGCAGGGCCGGCGAGGGTTTTGGCGAATTCAAAAAGAGATCACATTGttaatttagtaaataaatatgagacgaATATTATGCATAAGtcactatttaattttatattttatatttataatttttttataagatacgaacgtattttttataaattatgagtGTTTTTCGTAGATATGGAATGGTGAATAGTGAttaatgagaatttttttaaatattatattaaaaactaaaattaaaacaatccgTTCTTCTAATCTTTTAATTTCGAAAACATATCTAAAACGtcattatttgaatattttagatgtttttaaaaattaaattaataatgtatggtcaatatttttttttcaaaacatgaaACTACTGCTTTTGACTATTCAATATATTTGGGCCCCCATCCGGTGCCGGGGGGTTTAGGAGTGCCTGGTCATAAATTCGTAGGAAGACCCAGTACTAAAAAGTTGATCATCTaccattcaaatttcaatgcaAATAAGGGATAATGCAAATAAGGCTGAGTAACGAGAggagatgaaatttttataaataataatagattaattTGGGAATTAGTTTggtaatttttcaaaatttaataaaataaattaattcaaattattttacgattatttattaattattttattattattcaaagatATTACGAGATATTCAAGTGCTCAAAcgatctctaaaaataaatttcaagatCAAAATTTACAAATAGTTGATTCCTCTAATTTCAACGGCTACTATTACGAGTCTACCGAGACAATTAGTCATATCAAACTTGAGGACAACGTTGTAATTACATGTGGGTTCATGCACGCAAGACCGTTGACGGATTCAGAATGAgacattatttataatttagtaaagaaataagtaaatttgatattaaaaatattttattttaaaaagccGTTCTTCTAATATTCTTTGGATAAAAGTAATTGGCATGATAAAACAAAGGTTCACCACCAAGTGGGcatttaacattattcatacttgcatgtttatttttcttaaattcagatccttaattaattatttcctaAGGATTTTAAgggacataatatatattaatctctattttattaaaataatgtaACATACAATCGTAGAATGTACAAATAtcatgtaatcgttttgaaaaagaatagaatttattattaaaaaattaatttatttttctataaatttcatatttatttttttttaataattataaatatttgtacatGCACgaatgtaattattattttttattttattaattagtagACTAGCTATGTACAGAAGGTAATGGTGTATACATCTAAGGAATTGAAAGCTACTgaccaaccaaaaaaataaaaaacatgaatAGTGAAAACTACAGCAAGCCTTTGATTATTCAATATATTGTGTACACCTCCCACAATCACAGTATCTAATTCCACTCCCTCCGTGATGGCAATAAAGCTTTTTtgtcgttttctttttcttttttttttaatgaaacatactcatttcattaataaatcgaAATTAtaaatgtgacttatcaatacaagaaatTTTAATACACAGAAAATCCAGTTATAAGCCAACTAACGCAACAGTTCTGGAGCTTCTCCACACACAAATACGTTTGCGGTggatattgtcttaacttctaatcaaactctCTCGAAAAtgagaaagcgctctgtaaaaacagaacttaaaggTCCTCTCTATCCTTCCAGGGAAGAAGAGTAtgggacactgctatggacatcaaatccaaagcctattcctattttattagaactaaactaacaaacaactaacaaataaccacattaacaactacaagGCCACAAGCTCTGGTGAGACCTCAGACGACACGCCCACTGCAAGCATTGTCATTTCGAGCTCTGGTAGAACGAGCACCCAACGTACATACAGACCACAACAGCCCGGCCGTATAACCACCGGCCGTAACATCGCCCAACACTCTCGAAAGCCTTGCCCCGGATTACGTCCGATCTAAAAACTCAAACCTCACTCAggtcaacaaaagcaacaccaacatCAGAAACAAGACAAACTACAAAATACTGAAATGGACAACAACATAGAAACGAAACAAAATacagtacaaaaaaataaaacggaTGAACAGTACACAATGGTCGGCATTGTTTCGTGCAGTACTGTTCACGCTGAGAGGAAAGTCGACGATCAGACTTGGAAGACCCAGAGTCAGCGGTTCCACAGCTACCGAGCGTGGTGTCGGTAGAGGGTTCCTCGGTGGCGCTTGAGGGCCACACGCCAACATTGTCAGGATTTTcgtcccgcgcgtgcgggctacgcgCCACTCCAATGGACGCCGGATTTGGAGGTTTAGAAGATCGGAGGCTGGGCGTCATaccggtggggcgcgtgtagagaACTGGTGGCCGGAAAGACTCGAAcggcgatcctcccttattcgaCCTAAGagcacaaaaagaaataaaaatactacacaGAAGTTAAAACTAaacagagaagagggagagggcatGGGAAGGGggcgaggagccgaagctccgaCCCCCTTTCAGAAAATCTAGATGTTTTGGACGAGTTAGGGGGTTTTTCGTTCGGAGTTAAGGAAAAGGTCTGGATGATGTTACTTCCAAAAGGAGGATTGAGGACTTAGCTggtcgttttctttttcttgatagGAAGATGGTTGCAAGATAGCAGACATGATATAAATCCGGGGGAAGAGATCAGTAATGGAAAAGTAGGCTGAATAACGAGGACAAAAGATGAATCATAAGGACCTCGTCAATAATTTGCCTTTGACACGACTTTGATTTGTAGTTACTTGCCAGTTGAACAGTAAGTGCAGCTGAGTAGCAAGTCCTCAGCGAATTAGAAGTTGTTAAGAcatgaattaaataatattttttttgagtttaaattttttttttttaaatatatagtgatttcatatgatattataGTAGAGatcttaaatttgaatattgacTCTATATATGAGCCtgttaaaaatattagattaaaatatacaacaaaaattatattacctTATCAGCAAATCGTAGATCTAGTACAGTTGTTTCATGAATTCTTCATCGTCGTTATTGTTTATCCGAAATTTTCTATATCAGTGATGGAGTGTTCTACGTACATGATAAAACCAGAACAATACCCACATATTCTAAAGTCTGAAGTACCatcatctcatttattataGGTTATTCGTGTAGTTGGTGATGTGAAACACGTCTTTAAAACTTCGAGAGCATTCACATTAGCCTccctatattattttttgccaAAGTTTGGTTAAAAAATGCCTATTCTCTATTTTAATTACTCACTTTTCTAAAATCTAGCCTACATCCCACTCTCTactatttctctattttattaaaataatctttatttttttattattattattttaactccTTTCTTCTCAACTGTTCTCAAACATGCAAGagttatttgttttcttcatgtttttaactatttatctctaactattaatttttaaaaattttatattgtatatttcCCACAAACGATAATGTTttcgatatatataattttctattaatgataaactcattttttaaatgatgctaACAATGTaacaataatgataaaaatataaaaacagtagaaaaattaagttataaaatGGGAAAAGACAAAACAGTTATTATCACATATatatgcaggaaaaaaaattaattaaaagaagcaaataagaaaataaataataaaaaataataaaataattattttaggaaaaactACAATAGCTCTTTAAATTTGACGAGTTACTATAGCAAAGTTATAAAATTTGGTCCTCAAAATACACAGCCCGATGGAGGTAAATTTTGGCTAAAATCCCCTTATTGAGGGGATGAGAATGACTTATACGGAAGGAAATATTTTAGGtgcaaagaaattttattaaaataaatttataaactaacacgattttatatgattttttttttataagtaaaaattttatattttgaagagGTCACACAAGATTTTATATGAtgtattaaatctattttataatataacgtactacatcaaattatatttttatttttataaaatctttttgtgacaataataattttctcgTACGTTCAACAAAAAAGTACCGAAGCAAATATTAAGATAGACTTGGTTTTTCAACAATATATagaattctttttcatattctaaacatggagttttttttttcaaaataaatctttacaatttcttaatactttatactctatattatttttaatttttattattttatcaaatatttattatgtgaataataaatagaaaatttaaaataatttaaaaataataaactcaaaaaaatttaaaaaatttaaaaaattttaaaaagtgtggagtgtggaataTGGTAGAGGTTGtgtaataaatctttttttttttcaaagcactTCTCGTACAACCTTTTTAAAAACTGAACGTTGGACCTTTCTTTTCCCGGTTACACCACTTGaatcccaaaatatatacaGTATATGTTCAATCCTAGCTTCGAAAATTTCAGTGTAAGAAAACTAAAGAAGATTCGGGCctggattaaaaaataatctgaaaaaattatatgttcaAGCCGCACTCCAAAAATTACAGTATATGTTCAAACTTCTAGGCTTGGATGGACATTGAAAAAACCGGTAATGTCAATAAGGTCAATAAAATAGAACTAATTAAGCAGCgactaataattttgattaaaaataaaaattgaaacacTTTTAGTCTTGTTtagatttcatctcattattctaatttttttaaattctcacgtaaaatataataaacaattcaactttttcaaatttcaaaacaataataatattaaaaaataatattctaataatatttttttcaacttctatcttttatctaaaatcatctcgtctcatctctaaatccaaaccaatcCTTAATATGCACTCAATGACCAATAATTAAACCAATGTAACCCCCAATCTTAATGACTAAgacctcgtttggatgttgttAGATGGgatcaaatgaaaaatttatgaatagtagtgaaattatttatgaagtagtgaaatagtttgtgaatagtcataaaatggtttgaattcATATGTTTTAAGGAGTTttagaaaagaatagaaaaaattttgaataaaactatttaaaaaaaaagacggaacctcaattttattgatagtcctcacttatggcagagcaaaaccgtggtaacaagtAGAATACTTGggatttacaaataataataaataaataaaaaagcatccCATGCATCAAGAAAATTCTTCAATAGACCACATATACAATAACTAACCAAATAAACAATAAACCATAAATTTACCATAGTCACGGCTGAAGCTAGGCAAACCAAGAAAATCCACACGAAGCAAACCTTTAGCACGAAGGGGCAAGTCATTAGAgttcctatatatatagtttaaccCCTCCTCTCCCTGTCTTGCTAAAAAGTCCACCACTTTATTTCCCTCCCTAAATTGATGAGCCACTGTGTAATTAAAACCATAACTCACTTGTacaaattcatctcaataatcccataaataccaaaTCGTGCAAGACTTATTCCGAATCCAATGAATCACCAAAGCTGAATCACattcaatcataatattctgcAAACCCAACTCCCTACAAAGCGATAAACCACAAATGAGCGCCCTTAGTTATGCTTCATTATTAGTCCCAAATCCAAACTTGGTAGAAATGGCTGCCAAAAATTTTCCTCTATCATCCCTTAGAACCCCACCCCCACCACAACTATCTGGATTACCCCTACAAGATCCTTCCATATTTAATTTCACCCATCCATCTCTCGGTTTAGACCATAAAACTAACTTCAGTCTCTTTACTAGAATTTCCCGCACAGTTCAACAAGAACACAACGATCCATGTGAGATAGAGATCTAACCTTCAACAACCTGCTAGAAAAAATATGCAACCAAAATTTAATCAACATCCAAATTGTACCCACTGTATCATACATTTCCTGCAATTTTGTTGTTGTACATCTCCACTGCCATAACCTCTAAGAAATCAAAGATGGAATTAAACCGATCAACATACCTTGCTAGGATGATTTTTTTGCACACCGAAACCAGCAGCAGCATCACGCCCACCATGAGTTGAAGTTCATACACTGAACACCCAGCGTGATAGAAGCTTTTTGCCATACCTTTTCTGCGACATCTCTCGTGCATAAGACGTGGTCCCCATCCACCTCACTAGCATTTGACCAGTAAACACAATGGGAAGCTAAACGGATACCCACCGACTGAATCCTTTTCTCAACTGGGAGACAATTAAATCTAACATTCTACATACAAACAGACATCTTGTTTGGAAGTAGGTTACACCAAATCCAATCCATCTCTTCCAGCTAAGGCCACTTAATACGAGTTACTTCCTAAGCCGTTTTAGTCGAAAAAAATCCGTCCAGCCAAGGATGCTAAATACAGATATCACATCCTGGTCTTCCACCTAgaatttccaaaataatttcatctacCTCTCTAACATCAACCAGATTATTCAACAACTCCCTATCCTACCTATCATCCACCTATCATCCACCCAACAATCCCTCACCTCTAGCCTAGGCTAAATAACATTCGGAACACTAGCCGCAAGGGGCCCCCACGCAATCCATCTATCGAACCCAAAAGAAATAGCTCCCTCCCGAACTTTAACCGACATATCATCATAACCTCTGTCATCACCATACTAATGGATTTCCAAAACATGGAGTCTGAGCTTCTAACTTTAGATTCCAGAAAATGCTTCCCTTTTAAATACTTAGCTTTAAAAAATTGAGTCCACAAATTATTTATCGACAGCAATCgccaagcaaacttcatatgtAGCGTTTTCTGAATCTCAGAAAAATCTCTAAGACCAATCCCCCCTTCCAGGACTGGCTTACACAATTTCAACCACgctctccattttcttttcttcctatcatgatcctcccccccccccccccccccaaaaaaaaatgaagctaaAATAgagttcaattttttcaaaacaagctTCGGGATATTTAAAACCACAAGCGAGTCGTCATACTCGTTAGTACATGCTTGAGAAGAATCAACCTCCCACCTTGAGATAACAGCTTAAACTTCCAACCTGCaactttattttgaaatttcataTCTAATAGCTCCAACATTCTTGCATTCAACCTCCCAACAGCAAGAGGCGCACCTAAATAACAAGTTGGAAACTTCCCCTCAACAAAACCCGTAAGCCGAAGTAGAGACAACCTTCTTGCGAACTGAATTTTctcagaaagaaaaataaagccGACTtttctttactatttttttcccaaaccaTAGCTCATATATATTCAAAGTATCCAGGAGCGCCTTCAAGGGCTTTCTCTCACCATTagtaaaaatcaataaatcattTGTATACAACAAATGTGAAATTAAAGGTACCCCCAAGGATGGGAAAAACTCCCAATTCTCCCTTGGTCAAACTCATTCTTCAATAAACGAGAAAGAATCTCttccataataataaagaaatacgGCAATAAAGGATCTCTCTGTCTCATTCCTCGCAATGGTTTGAAGAAAACCTTATAGgtctcattcatcataatagagaaCGAAGGAGAATGAATGTAAACCTTAATCAAGCTACAAAAATTTTCTGAGAACCCAAACTTTGCCAAAccaagtaaaagaaaattctagtccactcgatcatatgctttggccatatcaatttttataaaaacattgCCACCAATATTCTTCTTATTAATAGATTTCACCATCTCCTGAGCCAgagaaatattctaaaaaatactccTCCCCAAAACAAAAGCACCTTGCTCATGAGAAATAATCCGAGAAAGAAATAAAGTCATTCTCCTTACTAAGATCTTTGAAAAAACCTTACAGGCCACAGAGCATAAATTGATAGgtcgaaacttatcaaaactctTCGGCTCTTACACTTTaggaattaaaacaataaaagaagacGAATAAAATCTCGGCAATTCActcctagaaaaaaaaatcccttgtTGCCTCCACTAAATATTCCTTAACAATCTCCCAacaagataaataaaaagacgAACCAAAGCCGTCAGGCCCAGGACTGCTCAACCTCGGGATAGATACAAGAGCCTCTTTAACCTCCTCTTCTAATGGCACCCGACAAAGCTCCTCATTATCTTCCAAGGAAATAACCTTGTCAATTAACCGTGACAAAACCACCTGGGAAGAAGCATTCCTCTCACCcaaaaatttctgaaaatattGAACAGCACCCACATGGACCTCCTCCGGCGAATGCAACTCCACTCCCATCCACTAGAGTCGTGGATGAAATAATCTTCTTCTGTTTTCTCATGTTAGCAAcagcatgaaaaaactttgagTTTTGGTCACCTTTATCAAGCCATTTCTTTTTTGCCATTTGCGCCAAACAGGCCTCTTCATTTTGCTCCCAATAAGACAATTCAGCATTTGACACCAGCAGCTCCATCTCCAATTCTTGTTGGTATCCTCCTTGAAGTTAAACCTCCATCTTCTCAATTTTTGCCTCCAACTCCGAGATAGTGTTACTAACATGacaaaacacatttttattCCATGTTTGCAACACTACCTTCAAATTTTTCAGCTTTGTCGCAAGCCTAAACAATCCCCTTTCCACCACCAGTTCCCTCCAAACCTCAGCCACACGCCTAAAGAGAAGAATGATTAATCCACATATTGTGAAAATAGAAGGGAGCGGGACCATATTTCTC carries:
- the LOC109021128 gene encoding G-type lectin S-receptor-like serine/threonine-protein kinase LECRK3 — translated: MKQKRGEQRSYKELILLVMDSIITFLLLFAFCTASAQQMKSNVSRGSYLTPGINSTWVSRSGLYAFGFYKQGNGYAVGIFLAGIPKRTIVWTANRDGPLATSSATLNFSSDGTLVLQSTPEQTPIIIADSLGSASAVMLDSGNFVLYNSDQEMLWQSFEHPTDSLLPGQRLLAGTELFSSISETDHSTGIFRLKMQHDGNLIQYPVDTPDTAPYSYFTSWTGGTGENVTLNLDTDGHLYLLNTTGSIIKNLTDGGYPTEETIYLMRIDADGIFRLYSYKLKQNGNWSIVWSSSNDLCDPKGLCGLNGFCTPSDNQAQCKCLPGFEMVHQGNWTAGCERNFNAADCKSKNEYNTYTMRELPNTAWEDISYSVLSFPIKEDCERACLEDCNCEAALFNDRKCRKQRLPLRYGRRQLTDSNIAFIKVGKSMPADMPKDNQKDPRLEILIVGAVFLTFGCMMSVVSGIVLYKNHFWYRKLPFNGNVELSDDVALRRFTYLELEKATDGFREEVGRGSFGTVYKGAILNGQKVVAVKRLEKVLAEGEIEFQTEMKVIGRTHHRNLVCLLGYCHEGTHRLLVYEYMSNGSLANVLFTPEKQPCWEERTGIVRDIAKGILYLHEECERQIIHCDIKPQNILMDDYGRAKISDFGLAKLLKPDQTRTFTGIRGTRGYVAPEWHRKLPITVKADVYSYGIVLLEVICRRKSMDMNLPEDRAILELWVYHCFEAGELEHLVAPDDEVDKKQLERMIKLGLWCIQDEPSLRPSMKKVLLMLEGTVDIPTPPSPTSFFSVI